From one Streptomyces sp. SCSIO 30461 genomic stretch:
- a CDS encoding peptidoglycan-binding domain-containing protein, protein MPGTVGVVAYGAGDDGGKTDKGSGLPPVTATVTRSDLARQGTVTGSLGYGDKQPLLSGVSGTVTWMPKPGATVAQGQNAFKADGRPVPIVYGGAPLYRALRPGTKGPEMERALAALGYTGFTADEEYTDKTAAAVKRRQKKLGVPQTGTVEPAGLVVAGDKTRVTGHEVMPGEPLGPGSPVTAATG, encoded by the coding sequence GTGCCGGGGACCGTCGGGGTGGTGGCGTACGGCGCCGGCGACGACGGCGGGAAAACCGACAAGGGCAGCGGCCTGCCACCGGTGACCGCCACCGTGACCCGCTCCGACCTCGCCCGCCAGGGCACCGTCACCGGCAGCCTCGGCTACGGCGACAAACAGCCCCTGCTGAGCGGCGTATCGGGCACCGTGACCTGGATGCCGAAACCCGGCGCCACCGTCGCGCAGGGCCAGAACGCCTTCAAGGCCGACGGGCGGCCCGTCCCTATCGTCTACGGCGGCGCCCCGCTCTACCGCGCACTGCGCCCCGGCACGAAAGGCCCTGAGATGGAACGTGCACTGGCCGCCCTCGGATACACCGGCTTCACTGCCGACGAGGAGTACACCGACAAGACCGCAGCGGCTGTCAAGCGCCGGCAGAAGAAACTCGGCGTGCCGCAGACGGGCACGGTCGAACCCGCCGGCCTGGTCGTGGCCGGCGACAAGACACGCGTCACCGGCCACGAGGTGATGCCGGGCGAGCCCCTCGGGCCCGGCTCACCCGTCACCGCGGCGACGGGGTAG
- a CDS encoding DUF4239 domain-containing protein, with product MINTFYDLPLWLSAVVSILAFGSFALLGTLVARKCLMESISREPKWGDICQVFSNAVIVFYGLLIALIIVASYEDYSTASSSVQAEANEIAHSLSLVEAFPEPFRERMESSTRSYISCVLKKEWPAQERGVDPTPLCSQEVSEFLNALYGFEPTTNAEIAVKQEMLSAYGDFLDARLARLDEVNRTIPSVLWMIVFVGAISTLGSIFLLPVNSVGMHILISLMVSTTLALMIFVIAAMDDPFRGGLRVEPTDISRVHDF from the coding sequence ATGATCAACACTTTCTATGATCTACCTCTCTGGCTTTCGGCCGTCGTCTCCATCCTGGCTTTCGGTTCATTCGCGCTGCTGGGGACGCTGGTGGCGCGAAAGTGCCTGATGGAATCCATTAGCAGGGAGCCGAAGTGGGGGGATATCTGCCAGGTCTTCAGTAATGCCGTCATCGTGTTCTACGGACTTCTCATTGCCTTGATCATTGTTGCGAGCTATGAAGACTATTCGACAGCCTCCTCGTCAGTACAGGCCGAGGCTAACGAAATCGCCCATTCCCTCAGTCTCGTCGAGGCATTCCCGGAGCCATTCAGGGAGCGTATGGAAAGTTCCACCCGTTCATACATCTCCTGTGTACTGAAAAAGGAGTGGCCAGCTCAGGAGCGAGGTGTCGACCCGACCCCCCTTTGCAGTCAGGAGGTTTCCGAGTTCCTCAATGCGCTTTACGGATTTGAGCCCACCACAAACGCGGAAATTGCTGTCAAGCAGGAGATGCTGTCGGCTTACGGAGACTTTCTGGATGCGCGACTCGCGCGACTGGACGAGGTGAACAGAACCATCCCTTCCGTGCTGTGGATGATTGTTTTCGTCGGGGCGATCTCAACCCTCGGGTCAATCTTCCTGCTTCCCGTGAATTCGGTCGGGATGCATATCCTTATCTCGCTCATGGTGAGTACGACACTGGCTTTGATGATTTTCGTCATCGCGGCAATGGATGATCCTTTCAGGGGTGGGCTCAGAGTCGAACCGACCGACATTTCCAGAGTGCACGACTTCTAG
- a CDS encoding MFS transporter produces the protein MDSDNQHGKRLPGDVTYKGLHEGGSRPVRPGLTLIASSLCIFVVQLDFLAMNLALPRMASDLGTSVTDLQWVISGYMLALAAALIPGGRLGDILGRRRMLGIGLVIFSLCSLGAGLASTSGAVIVMRIAQGAGAGVLFPLAIAVITDAYPPERTMRAIGNAYGIGALALALGPVFGGGVTELLSWRVVFFVNVPIGAVAIVMVLAGVRESRDTTVPRSVDLPGLATVTLGIAAVTLTVDRLRTWPAGLTAGVATAGGLLLIGFVMRERVARWPLVALDLFRNRPFLIITLMATVANVALIVSTYGVTVYLQQVTGRTPLDAGGVFLAVSVAAGVAAPLSGPIGERFDVPRTMSVMTLVGSAGLFLVSLGGSLWSYVPGLALIGFGYGMGWTMGSSGTQSVVPPSRVGQASGVELAIVIGIAGICVASAATLIEIRAATTGLARAIEEVLRWIAVGSAVAAVALGVVATRVTPPTQAPGAPR, from the coding sequence ATGGACTCCGACAATCAGCATGGAAAGCGCCTGCCGGGCGACGTGACCTACAAGGGCCTGCATGAGGGTGGGTCCCGGCCGGTGCGTCCAGGGTTGACGCTGATCGCCTCCTCATTGTGCATCTTCGTCGTGCAACTCGACTTTCTGGCAATGAACCTGGCACTGCCGCGGATGGCCTCGGACCTGGGTACGAGCGTCACGGATCTCCAGTGGGTGATCAGCGGCTACATGCTGGCCCTGGCCGCCGCGTTGATCCCGGGAGGCAGACTCGGGGACATCCTGGGCCGCAGGCGGATGCTGGGCATCGGTCTCGTCATCTTTTCCCTGTGCTCACTCGGCGCGGGCCTCGCCTCCACTTCCGGCGCCGTGATCGTGATGCGGATCGCCCAGGGTGCGGGGGCAGGAGTCCTGTTCCCCCTTGCCATCGCCGTGATCACCGACGCCTATCCACCAGAACGGACGATGCGAGCCATCGGGAACGCCTATGGGATCGGCGCCCTGGCGCTGGCACTCGGTCCCGTCTTCGGTGGTGGAGTGACGGAGCTGCTGAGCTGGCGGGTGGTGTTCTTCGTCAACGTCCCGATCGGTGCGGTTGCCATCGTCATGGTCCTCGCCGGGGTGCGCGAGTCACGCGACACCACTGTGCCCCGCTCGGTCGACCTGCCGGGTCTGGCGACGGTGACCCTTGGCATCGCCGCCGTAACGCTCACGGTGGACCGCCTACGGACCTGGCCCGCCGGGTTGACCGCAGGTGTCGCGACTGCCGGAGGGCTGCTGCTGATCGGATTCGTCATGAGAGAGCGGGTGGCGCGTTGGCCGCTGGTCGCACTCGACCTGTTCCGCAACAGGCCCTTCCTGATCATCACGCTGATGGCGACTGTTGCCAACGTCGCCCTGATCGTGTCCACGTACGGCGTCACGGTCTACCTCCAACAGGTGACCGGACGTACACCTCTCGACGCCGGCGGAGTCTTCCTCGCCGTCTCCGTCGCCGCGGGGGTGGCCGCACCGCTCTCGGGGCCGATCGGCGAACGCTTCGACGTCCCGCGGACGATGAGCGTCATGACTCTGGTCGGGTCGGCGGGCCTGTTCCTGGTCTCGCTGGGCGGCAGCCTGTGGTCCTACGTTCCCGGTCTCGCCCTGATCGGATTCGGGTACGGCATGGGGTGGACGATGGGGAGCAGCGGGACCCAGTCCGTCGTCCCCCCCTCGCGCGTCGGGCAGGCATCCGGTGTGGAACTCGCCATCGTGATCGGCATCGCGGGCATCTGCGTCGCCTCAGCGGCTACCTTGATCGAGATTCGCGCCGCCACGACCGGTCTCGCGAGGGCGATCGAAGAGGTCCTGCGGTGGATCGCGGTCGGCAGCGCCGTGGCCGCGGTCGCCCTGGGCGTTGTCGCCACCCGTGTGACGCCCCCGACGCAGGCTCCAGGGGCGCCTCGGTGA
- a CDS encoding transposase gives MTAPGSPPLRDLAENDPASASPDLLRSMVKAFADALMSAEPTLSATRSTGRSTRNTPTTATGYRTRERATRAGTDELAVPKLRHPRGNFIPPSRIRLG, from the coding sequence ATGACCGCACCCGGCAGTCCGCCCCTGCGCGACCTTGCCGAGAACGATCCCGCCTCGGCGAGTCCGGACCTGCTGCGCTCGATGGTCAAGGCGTTCGCCGACGCGCTCATGTCCGCGGAGCCGACGCTCTCCGCAACGAGGAGTACGGGCAGGTCGACGAGGAACACGCCAACCACCGCAACCGGCTACCGCACGCGCGAGCGGGCCACGAGGGCCGGGACCGACGAGCTCGCCGTTCCCAAGCTGAGGCACCCACGGGGGAACTTCATACCTCCGTCCCGCATACGTCTCGGGTAG
- a CDS encoding ricin-type beta-trefoil lectin domain protein, which yields MTRSDREDENLHTGTVVHELLPETDVIEWLRASTPADQPAIRELRRRHLPATVDYARLYTTSAPTGEQLADEAFLHAMREVCDGVDPSGTWRHHVLTHVRETALAWAADSRREHLRPDFLTWAQTAGPSAVSETPNVMIAAFCQLPERLRAALWYAVVDDESPSSVATHLGTTPGSVPVLTAKALVAMRDAYLKEHLSRRGTPDCRGFSRITDAAAQARDAYRHPDLAAHLVGCADCGVLLSSLAKLYGNPQTLLAEGLLVWGGAAYTGRAAAHGIDDASPPGHSPALADGRKPRLDTVALTGDPLKDPARPVPAYQSVPGRRTIRAVSGIAAVIAVAAVAVNDAVPEISDLSGPERSQPSRSAGLAPPTAPSRSAGTPSGAATAAPGPTPPVPVRTGETSQIVHAATGLCLDVENQVVQKRVNAVAAPCSSGATQRWTFDTDGHLHNMADPAFCLKVDDEAAGVGIRPCASDDPEKRARMTFDIGENGAIRSQPRPDQVVVPINSSAGEELPLVIKKSSAEDSERWAARPVGPA from the coding sequence GTGACCCGTTCGGACAGAGAAGACGAGAACCTTCACACGGGGACGGTCGTCCACGAACTCCTGCCGGAGACCGATGTCATCGAGTGGCTGCGAGCCAGCACCCCGGCCGACCAACCGGCCATCCGGGAGCTGCGGCGCAGACACCTGCCCGCCACCGTGGACTATGCGAGGCTGTACACCACCAGCGCGCCGACCGGTGAGCAGCTCGCCGACGAAGCGTTCCTCCATGCGATGAGGGAGGTCTGTGACGGGGTCGATCCATCCGGGACATGGCGTCACCACGTGCTGACGCACGTACGCGAGACGGCACTGGCCTGGGCCGCGGACAGCCGACGGGAACATCTGCGGCCCGACTTCCTGACATGGGCACAGACGGCAGGCCCGTCCGCCGTGTCCGAGACGCCCAATGTCATGATCGCAGCCTTCTGCCAGCTGCCGGAGCGGCTGAGGGCGGCTTTGTGGTACGCGGTCGTCGACGACGAGTCGCCCTCCTCAGTCGCCACCCACCTGGGCACTACGCCGGGCTCCGTCCCGGTTCTCACCGCCAAGGCGCTGGTCGCCATGCGGGACGCCTATCTGAAAGAGCATCTGTCGCGCCGTGGTACCCCGGACTGCCGGGGGTTCAGCCGCATCACCGATGCCGCCGCGCAAGCTCGGGACGCGTACAGGCATCCTGATCTGGCCGCGCATCTGGTCGGCTGCGCCGACTGCGGCGTCCTGTTGTCCAGCCTCGCGAAGCTGTACGGGAATCCGCAGACCCTTCTGGCCGAGGGCCTGTTGGTATGGGGTGGCGCCGCCTACACCGGGCGGGCCGCGGCGCACGGAATCGACGACGCGAGCCCTCCCGGGCACAGCCCTGCGTTGGCGGACGGACGGAAGCCGCGGCTCGACACAGTCGCTTTGACGGGTGATCCTCTGAAGGATCCAGCCCGACCAGTACCCGCGTACCAGTCTGTTCCGGGACGCCGGACCATCAGAGCCGTCAGCGGCATTGCCGCCGTGATCGCTGTGGCGGCAGTGGCCGTCAACGACGCCGTGCCCGAGATCTCGGACCTCAGCGGTCCTGAGCGCTCGCAGCCGAGCCGATCGGCCGGTCTGGCTCCGCCCACCGCACCCTCCCGCTCCGCTGGAACACCGTCGGGGGCGGCAACCGCGGCTCCGGGCCCGACGCCTCCCGTACCCGTACGCACCGGTGAGACCTCTCAGATCGTCCATGCGGCCACCGGGCTCTGCCTCGACGTGGAGAACCAAGTGGTGCAGAAGCGTGTCAATGCCGTTGCTGCGCCGTGCAGTTCCGGAGCGACCCAGCGATGGACCTTCGACACCGACGGACACCTGCACAACATGGCCGATCCCGCTTTCTGCCTGAAAGTCGACGATGAGGCCGCAGGCGTCGGCATCCGTCCCTGCGCCTCCGACGACCCGGAGAAGCGAGCGCGGATGACCTTTGACATCGGTGAGAACGGGGCAATCCGGTCCCAGCCGCGACCCGACCAGGTCGTCGTCCCCATCAACTCTTCCGCCGGCGAGGAGCTGCCTCTGGTGATCAAGAAGAGCTCCGCAGAGGACTCCGAACGCTGGGCGGCGCGGCCGGTCGGGCCCGCGTAG
- the ltrA gene encoding group II intron reverse transcriptase/maturase, translating to MAEPSAAAVNGPEDEILDWHSIDWAECEENVRRLRQRIFKATQDGDLKKVRNLQKLMLRSRSNTLVSVKRVTQQSSGRKTAGIDGERALTPAARGKLAAEIHRSSQPWKARPVKRVFIPKSNAKQRPLGIPVIRDRVLQARVKNALEPEWEARFEPRSYGFRPGRSCQDAIMAIFLTVKGKSSKRQWVLDADLSAAFDRIDHDHLMTSIGQFPARDLIRGWLKAGVVDRGRFAPTEEGTPQGGVISPLLMNVALHGLEQAAGCRYRVVRAGREPGASPGTPVLVRYADDFVVLCHDEAQVHQVRTRLEDWLKPRGLRFNEEKTKVVHLDEGFDFLGFTVRRTGGKLIIKPSTAACKRLRERLRTEVKALHGTNAEAVLRRLVPIVRGWSAYYRAMSSTTTFASLDHYMWRLTWNWARRGHPKKSRYWVVDRYFGRFHPSRQDRWVFGDRGNGAFLPKFSWTGIVRHQLVKGGSSPDDPDLAGYWRDRRRRKAPPPMDKTSLLLAVRQQGLCPLCKQALIAGAEYEPDSPREWINWFAASKKMLHKHHFTYRRHGGSDERNNLRLVHSECHRQHHAGDGERTTSTC from the coding sequence TTGGCTGAGCCTTCGGCGGCTGCGGTGAACGGACCGGAGGACGAAATACTCGACTGGCACAGCATCGACTGGGCCGAGTGCGAGGAGAACGTACGGCGACTGAGGCAGAGGATCTTCAAGGCGACGCAGGACGGGGACCTGAAGAAGGTCCGCAACTTGCAGAAGCTCATGCTGCGAAGCCGGAGCAACACGCTGGTCAGCGTGAAGCGGGTGACGCAGCAGAGCAGTGGTCGCAAGACCGCCGGCATCGACGGGGAGCGAGCCCTCACCCCTGCGGCGAGGGGGAAGCTGGCGGCCGAGATCCATCGGTCGTCCCAGCCCTGGAAGGCCAGGCCCGTCAAGCGCGTATTCATCCCCAAGAGCAACGCGAAACAGCGACCGCTCGGCATCCCGGTCATCCGTGACCGTGTGCTCCAGGCCCGCGTGAAGAACGCGCTGGAGCCCGAGTGGGAAGCGCGGTTCGAGCCGAGATCCTACGGCTTCCGGCCCGGCCGCAGCTGCCAGGACGCGATCATGGCGATCTTCCTGACGGTGAAGGGCAAGTCCTCGAAACGTCAGTGGGTGCTGGACGCGGACCTGTCAGCGGCGTTCGACCGCATCGACCACGACCACCTGATGACCTCCATCGGCCAGTTCCCCGCCAGGGACCTGATCCGGGGCTGGCTCAAGGCGGGAGTGGTCGACCGAGGTCGATTCGCACCGACGGAGGAAGGAACTCCTCAAGGCGGTGTGATCAGCCCGCTGCTGATGAACGTCGCTCTGCACGGGTTGGAACAGGCCGCAGGGTGCCGATACAGAGTGGTGCGAGCCGGGCGAGAACCCGGCGCATCCCCAGGCACTCCCGTGCTGGTGAGATACGCCGACGACTTCGTGGTGCTCTGCCACGACGAAGCCCAGGTGCACCAGGTCAGGACCCGGCTGGAGGACTGGCTGAAGCCGAGAGGTCTTCGCTTCAACGAGGAGAAGACTAAGGTCGTCCACCTCGACGAGGGATTCGACTTCCTCGGCTTCACCGTCCGCCGGACGGGCGGCAAACTGATCATCAAACCGAGCACGGCGGCCTGCAAGAGGCTCCGGGAGCGGTTACGGACCGAGGTGAAAGCCCTTCACGGGACCAACGCCGAGGCCGTACTGCGCAGGCTCGTCCCGATCGTTCGCGGTTGGTCGGCCTACTACCGGGCGATGTCCTCCACGACGACGTTCGCGTCGTTGGACCACTACATGTGGCGCCTGACCTGGAACTGGGCCAGGCGAGGCCATCCCAAGAAGTCAAGGTACTGGGTCGTGGACCGGTACTTCGGCAGGTTCCACCCGTCCAGGCAGGACCGATGGGTCTTCGGCGACCGCGGCAACGGCGCCTTCCTGCCCAAGTTCTCCTGGACCGGCATCGTCCGCCACCAGCTCGTCAAGGGCGGATCGTCTCCAGACGACCCCGACCTGGCCGGGTACTGGCGGGACCGCCGCCGCAGGAAAGCGCCGCCGCCGATGGACAAGACGAGTCTTCTCCTGGCGGTCCGGCAGCAGGGGCTCTGTCCCCTCTGCAAGCAAGCGCTGATCGCCGGAGCCGAGTACGAACCGGACAGTCCACGCGAGTGGATCAACTGGTTCGCGGCCTCGAAGAAGATGCTCCACAAGCATCACTTCACCTACCGGCGCCACGGTGGCTCGGACGAGCGGAACAACCTTCGCCTCGTGCACTCCGAGTGTCATCGCCAGCACCATGCGGGCGACGGCGAACGGACCACATCAACCTGCTGA
- a CDS encoding helix-turn-helix domain-containing protein produces the protein MLIDSTVMVPGERAEAIREAIWSSVVRVEITHQPDPRLIRTAGVISRVGPLTVCSVRANATVVRRTPALARDDMEPSVFVGLQVTGSSMVVQDGREVVLRPGDLALYDTTRPYTLLNRDGIHQHYFRIPRAELALPEGTLKLATAVPFDRRDPLADLTAMCLRRIARQQARGAASPTHDLEAAGRPGIELLRALITARLGDHRTAFQAADETLCLRVMDYVRAHLGDHDLTPARVAAYHHVSLRQLYKVLSRNGVHLGEWIRSQRLERCRTELASASARHRSIAAVGYRWGFPNAAHFSRAFKRAFGITPGDWRALHSSSGGSPRALDP, from the coding sequence ATGTTGATCGACAGTACGGTCATGGTGCCTGGCGAGCGGGCGGAGGCGATTCGCGAGGCGATCTGGAGCAGTGTGGTGCGGGTGGAGATCACCCATCAGCCCGATCCGCGGCTCATCCGCACTGCGGGGGTGATCAGCCGTGTCGGGCCGTTGACTGTCTGCTCGGTGCGCGCCAATGCCACCGTTGTTCGGCGTACTCCCGCACTCGCCCGGGACGACATGGAGCCGAGCGTGTTCGTCGGACTGCAGGTCACCGGCAGCAGCATGGTCGTGCAGGACGGCAGGGAGGTTGTGCTGCGGCCCGGCGATCTGGCGCTGTACGACACCACCCGCCCTTACACGCTCTTGAACAGGGACGGGATCCATCAGCACTACTTCCGCATCCCGCGCGCCGAACTCGCCCTACCGGAAGGGACGCTGAAGCTGGCAACCGCGGTACCGTTCGACCGCCGGGACCCGCTGGCCGACCTCACGGCCATGTGCCTGCGGCGCATCGCCCGCCAGCAAGCCCGGGGCGCGGCGTCTCCCACCCACGATTTGGAGGCGGCTGGCAGACCGGGCATAGAGTTGCTGCGTGCTCTCATCACGGCCCGGCTCGGTGACCACCGCACAGCGTTCCAGGCTGCGGACGAGACCCTGTGCCTGCGGGTCATGGACTACGTCCGGGCCCACCTCGGTGATCACGACCTGACGCCGGCTCGTGTCGCGGCCTACCACCACGTCTCGCTTCGCCAGCTGTACAAAGTCCTGTCCCGAAACGGCGTGCACCTGGGCGAATGGATCCGGTCGCAGCGACTCGAACGCTGCCGCACGGAACTCGCGTCCGCCTCGGCACGGCACCGGTCGATCGCCGCTGTCGGGTACCGGTGGGGTTTCCCGAACGCCGCGCACTTCAGCCGCGCCTTCAAGAGGGCCTTCGGAATCACCCCCGGCGACTGGCGGGCGCTGCACTCCAGCAGCGGCGGGAGCCCGCGTGCCCTCGACCCGTGA
- a CDS encoding alpha/beta hydrolase yields the protein MSNPAPTPSTARDLAQVEAANATGRVPVVFIHGLWLLPTSWDRWATLFEQAGFAPVLSGWPDDPDTVEEAHAHPEVFAGKSVGQVADHFCDLIGRLDRKPVVIGHSFGGLITQITAGRGLSQASVAIDPAPFRGVLPLPLSSLRAASAVLANPANYHRAVPLTFDQFRYAFANAVSEKEALELYGTFAVAAPGEPLFQAAAANLNPWTEAKVDTHAAGRGPLLIISGEKDNTVPWAIANAAYKKQAQNEHAVTAITEIPGRGHSLTIDSGWREVADTALTFIRRFADPTT from the coding sequence GTGTCCAACCCCGCTCCCACCCCGTCCACTGCACGCGACCTCGCCCAGGTCGAGGCCGCCAACGCCACCGGCCGAGTCCCCGTCGTCTTCATCCACGGGCTGTGGCTGCTGCCCACCAGCTGGGACCGCTGGGCCACCCTCTTCGAGCAGGCCGGCTTCGCCCCGGTCCTGTCGGGCTGGCCCGACGACCCGGACACCGTGGAGGAGGCGCACGCCCACCCGGAGGTGTTCGCGGGCAAGAGCGTGGGCCAGGTCGCCGACCACTTCTGCGACCTGATCGGCCGCCTGGACCGCAAGCCGGTGGTCATCGGCCACTCCTTCGGCGGACTGATCACCCAGATCACCGCCGGACGCGGCCTGTCCCAGGCATCGGTGGCCATCGACCCCGCTCCCTTCCGAGGCGTGCTGCCGCTGCCGCTGTCCTCCCTGCGCGCCGCGAGCGCCGTGCTCGCAAACCCGGCCAACTACCACCGGGCGGTGCCGCTGACCTTCGACCAGTTCCGCTACGCCTTCGCCAACGCCGTCAGCGAGAAAGAGGCGCTTGAGCTGTACGGCACGTTCGCGGTGGCCGCCCCTGGCGAGCCGCTCTTCCAGGCCGCCGCGGCCAACCTCAACCCCTGGACCGAAGCGAAGGTCGACACCCACGCCGCCGGCCGCGGACCGCTGCTGATCATCTCAGGGGAGAAGGACAACACCGTTCCCTGGGCCATCGCCAACGCCGCCTACAAGAAGCAGGCGCAGAACGAGCACGCCGTCACCGCGATCACCGAGATCCCCGGCCGGGGCCACTCGCTGACCATCGACAGCGGCTGGCGCGAGGTCGCCGACACCGCACTCACCTTCATCCGCCGCTTCGCCGACCCGACCACCTGA
- a CDS encoding alpha/beta hydrolase, whose protein sequence is MTGRPLSRRHTLKGAVGAAAALTVASATGAPPAAASEGSGAEATGAAKATVVLVHGAFADAASWNPVTERLQHQGHPVIAAANPLRGLTHDAAQVTARLAAIPGPVVLVGHSYGGAVITQAAATAPNVKALVYIAAFIPDVGEVLGELAARFPGSQLDAALTPVPVPGPDGSTTIDLYIRPERYHDVFAQDVARSTTWTLAAGQRPLSASAFTDRVGAAAWHSVPSWNLISTRDRGIVPALQRFQAARARSRTIEVPTSHLPMHSRPDAVAALIRSAARTVNP, encoded by the coding sequence ATGACCGGCCGTCCGCTGAGCCGACGACATACCCTCAAGGGCGCCGTCGGCGCCGCCGCCGCCCTCACCGTCGCCTCGGCCACCGGGGCCCCGCCTGCCGCGGCGTCCGAGGGATCCGGCGCCGAGGCGACCGGGGCCGCGAAGGCGACCGTGGTCCTGGTCCATGGCGCGTTCGCCGACGCAGCCAGCTGGAACCCCGTCACCGAGCGGCTCCAGCACCAGGGCCACCCGGTGATTGCCGCAGCGAACCCGCTGCGCGGCCTCACCCACGACGCCGCGCAGGTGACCGCCCGGCTCGCCGCCATCCCCGGCCCCGTCGTCCTGGTCGGCCATTCCTACGGCGGGGCCGTCATCACCCAGGCCGCCGCCACCGCGCCCAACGTCAAAGCCCTCGTCTACATCGCCGCGTTCATTCCCGACGTCGGAGAAGTCCTCGGCGAACTTGCCGCCCGCTTTCCCGGCTCCCAGCTCGACGCCGCCCTTACCCCCGTCCCTGTTCCCGGCCCCGACGGCTCCACCACCATCGATCTCTACATCCGCCCCGAGCGCTACCACGATGTCTTCGCCCAGGACGTGGCCCGCTCCACCACCTGGACGCTGGCCGCAGGACAACGCCCGCTCAGCGCCTCCGCGTTCACCGACCGGGTCGGCGCCGCGGCCTGGCACTCGGTGCCGTCGTGGAACCTCATCTCCACCCGGGACCGGGGCATCGTCCCCGCACTCCAGCGGTTCCAGGCCGCCCGCGCCCGGTCTCGAACCATCGAGGTTCCCACCTCCCACCTGCCGATGCACAGCAGGCCCGACGCCGTCGCCGCCCTGATCCGCTCCGCCGCCCGCACCGTCAACCCCTGA
- a CDS encoding DoxX family protein: MDTNTGLLLLRLLAGLLIAAHGVQKVSFLLGGSGLVGGTEEFRHDGFRGGALTALAAGASQIGSGLLLAAGALTPLAAAGTIGVMTVALTVKWPNGLWVQHDGYEYPLVLIGIATALALTGPGRLSADRILSLPHWPAWSAAAALAAGVAGGLGVRALLHHPPTPTPKAPPRSP; encoded by the coding sequence ATGGACACCAACACCGGACTGCTCCTGTTGCGTCTCCTCGCGGGTCTGCTGATCGCCGCTCACGGTGTGCAGAAGGTCAGCTTCCTGCTCGGTGGCAGCGGACTGGTCGGCGGTACCGAGGAGTTCCGGCACGACGGCTTCCGCGGCGGGGCGCTCACCGCCCTCGCCGCGGGAGCCAGCCAGATCGGCTCCGGCCTGCTGCTGGCCGCAGGAGCCCTCACCCCGCTCGCCGCCGCCGGGACCATCGGCGTGATGACCGTCGCGCTCACCGTCAAGTGGCCCAACGGCCTGTGGGTACAGCACGACGGCTACGAGTATCCCCTCGTCCTCATCGGCATCGCCACGGCGCTTGCCCTCACCGGGCCCGGCCGCCTCTCCGCCGACCGCATCCTGAGCCTGCCCCACTGGCCTGCCTGGTCCGCCGCGGCCGCGCTGGCCGCGGGCGTCGCCGGCGGCCTCGGCGTGCGCGCCCTGCTGCACCACCCGCCCACGCCCACGCCGAAGGCGCCGCCGAGGTCCCCGTGA
- a CDS encoding hydrolase, whose amino-acid sequence MMLFVDHQPQMFFGAASADRVTVINATVGLAKAARAFDVPVVLSTVAAASFSGPILPQLREVFPKHDIVDRTSMNAWEDEALVEAVKATGRHKIVLSGLWTEVCLVLPALSALSQGYEVYVVADASAGVTPAAHEHAIQRMTAAGAVPVTWLQVLLELQRDWARTETYAATTDVVKEHGGAYGLGIVYAHTMIDPHAAG is encoded by the coding sequence ATGATGCTGTTCGTCGACCACCAGCCGCAGATGTTCTTCGGCGCCGCCAGCGCCGACCGCGTCACCGTCATCAACGCCACCGTCGGCCTGGCCAAGGCCGCCAGGGCGTTCGACGTCCCCGTCGTCCTGTCCACCGTGGCCGCCGCCTCCTTCTCCGGGCCGATCCTGCCGCAGCTGCGCGAGGTCTTCCCCAAGCACGACATAGTCGACCGGACCTCCATGAACGCCTGGGAGGACGAGGCCCTGGTGGAAGCCGTCAAGGCGACCGGCCGCCACAAGATCGTGCTCAGCGGCCTGTGGACCGAGGTCTGCCTGGTCCTGCCCGCCCTGTCCGCACTCAGCCAGGGCTACGAGGTGTACGTCGTCGCCGACGCCTCCGCCGGCGTCACCCCGGCCGCCCACGAACACGCCATCCAGCGGATGACCGCCGCCGGAGCTGTCCCCGTCACCTGGCTTCAGGTGCTCCTGGAGCTCCAGCGCGACTGGGCCCGTACCGAGACCTACGCCGCCACCACCGACGTGGTCAAGGAGCACGGCGGCGCCTACGGTCTGGGCATCGTCTACGCCCACACCATGATCGACCCGCACGCCGCCGGCTGA